The Bos javanicus breed banteng chromosome 11, ARS-OSU_banteng_1.0, whole genome shotgun sequence genome includes a window with the following:
- the IER5L gene encoding immediate early response gene 5-like protein, whose protein sequence is MECALDAQSLISISLRKIHSSRTQRGGIKLHKNLLVSYVLRNARQLYLSERYAELYRRQQQQQQQQQQPPHHQHQHLAYAAPGMPASAADFGPLQLGGGGDAEAREPVARHQLHQLHQLHQLHLQQQLHQHPAPRGCAAAAAAAGAPAGGAGALSELPGCAALQPPHGAPHRGQPLEPLQPGPAPLPPPASLCPRDPRASAACSAPSAPPGAAPQAAAAASPPSSPAPASSPGFYRGAYPAPSDFGVHCSSQTTVLDLDTHVVTTVENGYLHQDCCASAHCPCCGQGAPGPGLASATGCKRKYYPGQEEEDDDDEDAGDLGAEPPGGVPFAPCKRARFEDFCPDSSPDASNISNLISIFGSGFSGLVSRQPDSSEQPPPLNGQLCAKQALASLGAWTRAIVAF, encoded by the coding sequence ATGGAGTGCGCCCTGGACGCCCAGAGCCTGATCAGCATCTCCCTGCGCAAGATCCACAGCTCCCGGACCCAGCGCGGCGGCATCAAGCTGCACAAGAACCTCCTGGTGTCCTACGTGCTCCGCAACGCGCGCCAGCTCTACCTGAGCGAGCGCTACGCCGAGCTCTACCggcgccagcagcagcagcagcaacagcagcagcagccgccccaccaccagcaccagcacCTCGCGTACGCGGCGCCGGGCATGCCGGCCAGCGCGGCCGACTTCGGCCCTCTCCAACTTGGCGGCGGCGGGGACGCGGAGGCGCGCGAACCGGTCGCCCGTCACCAGCTGCACCAGCTCCACCAGCTCCACCAGCTGCACCTCCAGCAGCAGCTGCACCAGCACCCGGCGCCCAGGGGCTgcgcggcggcagcggcggcggccggGGCGCCCGCGGGCGGCGCGGGGGCGCTCTCGGAGCTGCCCGGGTGCGCCGCGCTCCAGCCGCCGCACGGCGCGCCCCACCGCGGGCAGCCCTTGGAGCCGCTGCAGCCGGGTCCTgcgccgctgccgccgcccgcCTCCCTCTGCCCGCGGGACCCTCGCGCCTCGGCCGCCTGCTCCGCGCCCTCCGCGCCCCCTGGGGCCGCCCCTCAGGCAGCGGCCGCCGcctccccgccctcctccccggcccccgcctcctcccccgGCTTCTACCGGGGCGCGTACCCGGCCCCCTCGGACTTTGGCGTGCACTGCAGCAGCCAGACCACCGTGCTGGACCTGGACACTCACGTGGTGACCACGGTGGAGAACGGCTACTTGCACCAGGACTGCTGCGCCTCCGCCCACTGCCCCTGCTGTGGCCAGGGCGCCCCGGGACCCGGCCTGGCGTCCGCCACTGGCTGCAAGCGCAAGTATTACCctggccaggaggaggaggacgacGACGACGAGGATGCGGGCGACCTGGGGGCCGAGCCCCCCGGGGGCGTCCCGTTCGCCCCCTGCAAGCGCGCTCGCTTCGAGGACTTCTGCCCGGACTCGTCCCCGGACGCGTCCAACATCTCAAACTtgatctccatctttggctcggGCTTCTCCGGGCTGGTGAGCCGACAGCCGGACTCCTCCGAGCAGCCGCCGCCGCTCAACGGGCAGCTGTGCGCCAAGCAGGCGCTCGCCAGCCTCGGCGCCTGGACTCGAGCCATTGTCGCCTTCTAG